The DNA sequence CTTAAGGGAAAATCTACTCAAATGCATTTGCAGAGTTACAATGGAAGGTCCATGTGCATTTCACTTTGCTCAAGATAAAGTAGAAGAATCCACATTGAGTGGCTGTGAGtcagggttgcatcccaaatggcaccctattccctacatagagcactagtttctggccctgttcaaaagtagtgcattatatagggaatagggtgccatttgggactctgtgtgtgtgtgtgtgtgtgtgtgtgtgtgtgtgtgtgtgtgttgggggggggggggctttgcaAACGGGGGATCCCTGGATTGCTGTGACCCACGGCCTGTCATGTTGTTCATTATTCAGGACGTACCATGTTTTTTGTGAAAATACATGTGGTAAGACTTAGGCATGGTGTAATGTAGGGAGAAGGATAGGGACTGCATCTGTTAGATATAGAGGAAGACAATGTGTTACTAGAGGCAGGTTTGGGCATAATTCTATCCTTGTGGTACTCTGGCTTTTGCTGACGGCACGCTGTCTGAAGTGAGGGTTGTGGGTAATTGTGATGTAAAGACATCAAACTGAGAGGGGCTGTAATTGTGcctgcatatactgtagcctcgCAGTTAAGCGCTTTGGacaagtaaccaaaaggttgctggttcgaatctccAAGCCAACTAGTTGAataatctgtcaatgtgcccttgagcaaggcaccctAATTGCTAATGTAAGTCGCTCTTGATAAGAGAGTCTGATAAAttacaaaaatgtttaaaaaataatgatGAATAGAATGTAAGGAGGGCAGTTATTTTGTTAATAGTTCCTTGTTTGTCTCAGGATAGATAAATAATAGTAGATCTTCCTTGTACAGAGGGAGGTATGAGTACCTATTCTAGTTTGGGGTTCCATCCTTGTGAGAGGCTTGTGTTGTGTTCTCGGCACGCTGTTGGCTGCAGTGAGGATTGTGGGTAATTGTGATGGAGGAGACATCAAGTGAGAGGGGTGGTAATTGCGCCCGTCGTCTCTCCTGTCAGGACACTGGGTTCCGCCGCCCGTCGTGACCACGGCAACCAACACATTACCGTGCCGCAGCGTATTGAATTTAGGAAGTAACGCAATTGCTCTAATCAGATTCTGCAGAAAAATGTTAATCATCTATAGAGAGAAAGTTGACGATGTCAAAGAGACACACAAAATGATAGGGACACATGGTCTGGTTGAGGCCTGTGACGTTTGTATTTAGTACTATTTCAGTAGTGATTGTTTAGGAGGTTTTATGTGTTTTGGTTAGAGTGATAGAGCTATGTAGGAATGGCTATGTTTCAGATAAGCTATATTTGTGTCTTCAGAGGATTTTTTATTATTGAATCAGGGTTATATGAGAGAAAGCAATCTTATGTTGATAGAATATCACGCATTCTTATTTATTATCGTATCTATCTGTTTATGCTTGTTTAGTGAAAAGGTTCTTGAAATTGGAGTTTATAGCTCCCAAATATCCTCACATTCTATGTTTTCATCATCCTGACTGTCAGTGATCATGCTAGGGTTATGTAGAAGACTCATATGAAGGTTGCTCACACTAGTGCACTGTTCTGTGGGGCAGGTAGGTGCTCTACTATACGCTCAATAAGGCTGTCGTGTGTGTCCTCTTCAGTGATGCCAACCTCCTCACGGACGTGCTGTCGGACTCAGAGTCGGAGCTGGGCGGCCTGGAGCAGCTGGAGAGAAGCAGCACGGAAACCCTGGCCAACGGTTGCCGTGCCGACTGCGACGCCGCCAAACGCCTGGCTAAGCGTCTGTTCTACCTGGAGGGCTTCAGACGCTGCGACGTGGCACGCCACCTGGGCAAGAAGTGGGTTTCAGGCACAAACAAAAGAccaaccaaccacacacacacacacacaagaccaaccacacacacaagaccaaacacacacacacacacacacactgtcattcaGTTCCACATTGATACACATGCATATGTCTCACAGTGTTGTATTAATATGTATTTTGTATCATCTTAAATgtcacatctctttctctctctctctctctctctctctctctctctctctctctcactcccaatccccccttctctttccccctctttctcccctcccccattTAATTTCCCTCTGTCCATCCTGCAGTAACGACTTCAGCCAGCTGGTGGCGTCAGAGTACCTCAGCTTCTTTGACTTCTCTGGCCTGTCATTGGACAAGGCCCTGAGGTAAGACCAGTCAGCACTATTCTCACATTACTGTTTACAACATATTAGCCTAACACTGATTTCTCTGAGTATAGAGCTGTAGTGTGTCTCTATTTTGCAATACAGTCAACTGTCACCTCCTGGTATACAGTATGCCATGATTTGGGACTGTCTTGAATGCATGTATTAAACACAGCATGCGGATATTTAAAGTATATTAACATGTTTGTATTGGGAGTTACACTGAGTTTGCACTGAATGAATGTGCAATGTACTGTACTAATCTACTGTAGTCTTAAAATGCCATTGACGATTTCCGAACCAAAGTGAGGAAGCTTGTAAAAGGTTGTAGCCTGTAGCCTATATCACTGTGAGGACAAATACACTTTGTATTCTAGCCTGAAAACAATACTGCCTGCTCACTCGTTGTTCTTTGACCTAATTCTCAGGAACTTCCTGAAAGCCTTTCCTCTGATGGGTGAGacccaggagagggagagaatcctGGTCCACTTCTCTAAGAGGTTCTGTGTCTGCAACCCCACAGCCCTCGCCCCCGGTGGCAAGGACAGATCCAAacgggatgatgatgatgaagaagatGATGGTGATGATTATAATTAGGGTGGTGGGTAGGGTGGGGATAGGGCTGTGGCGGGCATGACATTTTGTCTGCCGGTTATTGTCTTGCAAATTACTGCCGATCTCagggtaattgaccgttaattaacataaacatgtttagcatctccagCAGGCCTCCACTCATACAAGCCGCTGATGCagcatcacaataaatccatcatTTATTTTAGGCAGGCCGAAATAAGCATTATGATATGAAGATGTGTTTCAgtagaacagaatatgagttggcctactgtatgttatctggctataggcttgttcatttagctggctagatactgtatgttatctggctataggcttgttcatttagctggctagatactgtatgttatctggctgtgCTCCATGTTATAGGctataggcttgttcatttagctggctagatactgtatgttatctggctataggcttgttcatttagctggctagatactgtatgttatctggctatgctccaTGCTATAGGCTATAGGCTTGTTAATTTAGCtggctatatactgtatgttatctggctataggctTGTTAATTTAGCtggctagatactgtatgttatctggctataggcttgttcatttagctggctagatactgtatgttatctggctgtgCTCCATGCTATAGGCtctaggcttgttcatttagctggctagatactgtatgttatctggctataggcttgttcatttagctggctagatactgtatgttatctggctgtgCTCCATGCTATAGGctataggcttgttcatttagctggctagatactgtatgttatctggctataggcttgttcatttggctggctagatactgtatgttatctggctgtgCTCCATGCTATAGACTATAGGCTTGTTCATTTGGCtggctagatactgtatgttatctggctgtgCTCCATGCTGTAGGctataggcttgttcatttagctggctagatactgtatgttatctggctataggcttgttcatttagctggctagatactgtatgttatctggctatgctccatgctataggctataggcttgttcatttagcagacaagatatgcttataagtccggtgccattattttatagtaagaagaatataattgaacttaaCTGAacaaaatagaaaggatatttttcacATTCCGGAGCAAGTGTGCATATGAAGTGGCGATGTGGagcgtaaaagtgatcatttgaaacaggtcctatacgCTAGAttgagttatttggcaactttagttgtgaatgatacaaaccttagaatgtcaaACATATGGTCTGCATGATGCGACTACATGCTATTGAGGATTTGAGAAAGTCACATAAAAAGGCTAcgctctgttccttgcctcaggctgcacagctgttctctcttcaagtgatcatatttcactcatcaaatcaaatgttattggttgcatacatatatttagcagatgttatcccAGGTGAAGcagaatgcttgtgtttctagctccaacagtgcagttatgcgtacattttttaaaataaatacagGCAGATCCCAAAAATAAAaagaaaggaattaagaaatataagaACAAGCCATGTCAGAGTCAGGAATATATAGAGTCAgtatactgtgcattcggaagtattcagaccccttggcaattgaatccattttagaataaggctgtaatgtaacaaaatgtggacaatgtcaagaggtctgaatactttccgaatgccctgtattaGAGCTTATGAATACGCATAGACCGATATATGAGCCCAAGACTGGAAAAAATGCTGAATTAGAATAATGATTGTGccgttatacaatacatagcTTAATAGCCTACCTACCACATACTACGCATGatagaaaaacattttaaaaacatcgatttaagatgtctttgatacataattggtctagcctatactccaaaatgtggtaggctatgtattgtataacggCACAATCATTATTCTAATTCAGCGTTTTTTCCAGTCTTGGGCTCATATATCGGTCTATGCGTATTCATAAGCTCTAATACAgggcattcgaaaagtattcagaccacttgacattgtccacattttgttacattacagccttattctaaaattgattcaatgatattttttcctcataaatctacacacaataccccataatgatgaagcaaaaacaggtttttagtcatttttgcaaatgtaaaaacaaaacatgaattatcacatttacataagtattcagaccctttactcagtactttgttgaagcaactttggcagcaattacagcctcgagtcttcttgggaatgacactacaagcttggcacatctgtatttggggagtttcttccattcttctctgcagatcctctcaagttggatggggagcatctctgcacagctattttcaggtctgagacttgtcccgaagcccctactgtgttgtcttggctgtgtgcttagggtcgttgtgaaCCTTCGCCaagtccaaacttcttccatttaagaatgatggaggccactgtgttcttgggggccttcaatgctgcagacattttttggcacccttccccagatctgtgtcttgacacaatcctgtctcggacaattcctttgacctcatggcttggtttttgctctgacatacactgtcaactatAGGACCTCAtgtagacaggtttgtgcctttccaaatcatctccaatcaattgaatttatcacaggtggactccgatcaagttgtaaaaacatctcaaggatgataaatggaaacaggatgcagctgaccTCAAATGTGAGtgtcatatcaaagggtctgaatacttatgtaaatgaggtcttttgttttttttataaatgtacaaaaaattctaacaacctgtttttgctttgtcattgtgggatatTGTACGTAGATTGATGAGATTATATTCTttacatacattttagaatacggctgtaacgtaacaaaatgtggaaaaggggaaggggtctgaatactttctgaatgcacggtATGTGTATGGGGGTTTTTAACTAATCCTCACCTTACAAAGTGCTgcccattttgttgtgtttggctttgaaacaacgaccatgttttccactcagtttcaacctgttgttgaacttccttcttcaaattgatcatcacagtgaggtgagttttttAAAAGCAtgatgataagtgtttgatgtgatttttatTTGcgtttgcattgatgtcagagtggttggAAGGACAATAGAGctctgagtaccaggccattagcgacGTGGAGGTCGTTAACGAGTTGAGTACTACCaacgcatgtccagagtgcataaaaggagattGACTCAACGGTCAcgtggattattattatttacatttttgtacctctttttttgtgatatccaattggtagttacagtctcgtcccatcgctgcaactcccctatggactcgggagaggcgaaggtggagagccatgcatcctccaaaacacgaccctgccaagcagcactgcttcttgacacactgctcgcttaacccggaagccagccgcaccaatgtgtcgaaggaaacaccgtacagctggagacagaagtcagcgtgcatgcgcccggcccgccacaaggagtcgctagagcgcgatgggacaaggaaatgccaaaccctcccctatcccggacagcgctgggcaaattgtgcaccgcctcattggtctcccggtcgcagccggctgcgatacagcctgggatcgaacccgtgtctgtagtgatgcctctagcactgcgatgcagtgccttagactgccgAGTATTGTTGAGACTTTGTCAAGTATTGTTGAGATTATTTTTTAGCCTACTGTTAAAATATGCCATTTGAGTCATCCATGACATTTAGATaacatttaaaaacaatgttctctTCTTCTTCCAACAGACGGAGCCCATACGTTAACCTGCGCCCTAATGCTGCTCAACACTGATCTACATGGACACGTATGTACAGCTCTGTTATCAAACCTACAGTCTGTGAAGATAGATGGAAATCAATGTACAGGCAGGAGCCCCCAGAAATACTCATCAATCCTATTTGACATACAGCAGATCCCTGAGGAGTAGAGCCAAAACCCTGTCTAACATGACTCACGCACCAACACAATTGACGTAGAGAAACCTACTGTCGCGTCGGCTcattgtatttatgtattttgcTTGTCTGTCTTTAAGAATAAAAATAAAGCCCCCCTTAAGGCAGGCAACACCTGTTTAGAAGTGATGTGCTACAGCAACAATagcttccctctctgtctgtctgtctgtctgtcttactctctctctctatctgtctctcttcgaCCTCTCtatttcactatctctctgttaCCCTCCAGCTCAATCTCTCAATCTccatctctgttctcctctgaccCACTTTCTGCCCTCTTTTTGTCCCGTCTTTCTGTCTCCTACTACTAAATACCACAGCACTATATACTAACTCTTATCCAGTGTTACTTTAACACACGCTCTCACAATTTAACTCTCTGTTCTTATATGTCTACTAACAGATCCTCTCATGCTTCTAACATACTCTCTCAACCTCCTTcgtttcttctcttctcctctcctctcattccctctatTCTCCTGCGTTCTGTCTGACCTCTGTGTAACCTCTGGCTGTCCTGCTCCGTAGGTGGTAAGTGGCTTTTAGCACTAACCTCTTCTGTGTCTCTCCATGTACAGTTTATCTGTGGTCATAATGTAACCAATCAACCGCATAATGCATAGAATAGAATAGCTAATGCTCTACCTGCACACCACTGACACCTAGTGGTCATCCAGGGGAATTATTCATAGTACTGCATAACATATTCACATCGATTTGCATTTACAGTAGTGTTTCTCCTAGCCTTGTTAAGATCCACCTACTATAGAAAATACAGTAAACGTCTGAAAAGTTTGTCAATATTTACATTTACTGGTAGGTCGTAAGACTGGGAATCCCAAATCACCCCCTCGCCCCTACCAACCCACTTGGAGGGCCCTCGGTTGTCATATGTCGCTGACAAAACTCCTAGGGTGACTTCCAGAGTGGCGAGGGGATCAATAAACCCATCAACTGTTGTTTTACAAGTTATAAACCTCAGTAACAGTTAAACATTTAATTTGAGGTATAGGCAATTTCATAAGTTTGTGTCATTTCTTGAAATCAGACAAACAAATGCATGTGGTTTACAATTAGACCTGCCTCTCCATTATTTTGTATTCAATTGTGCTTAGTCCAAACAAATCATTATTTTAGATTAAATTCTGCAGACTCCAATCATATCATTATTTTAGATTAAATTCTGCAGACTTCAATCATATCATTATTTTGGATTAAATTGTGCGAACTCCAAACATATTGTGGTGCTTGTCGGGATAGCACTTCGCTCTGAAGCCTGCAGCCTTGCTGCCATGGCCGAAGTGGTTATCGGAATTAGCCCCTACACCCTCAATAATTTTCACTCCCTAAGCTTTGGGATACTTATGCATAAGGCGGAGGTGAGCAAGAATGCACAAATGGAGGGCTGAGGGTTGTGGGAAAGGGAAGGGAGTGATTTAGGATTCAGCCTTCTGTTTCATTGTCCAGAACAGCCTTCATGTGTCTCTCTTGTCCAGAACATTGGGAAGAAGATGTCTTGCCAGCAGTTCATCAGTAATCTGGATGGCCTAAACGATGGCAAGGACTTCCCTAAAGACCTGTTAAAGGTACAGTAATCAATGCTAGGTCAATATTGATGACAACACTTCAACTAGGCTCCTTACTAATGCTTTGTCTTACTAATGTAATATTTGATCAGATTCCAATGTTGGCATTACTCAGAAGTTGATCCAGTTCAATGAGACTTTTTTCTCTCACCATTTTGATTCCTTTACTTCCTGTTTAGGTGCTGTATAATTCAATAAAGAACGAGAAACTTGAATGGGCAATGTGAGTATCCCTTctcaggtgtgtgcgtgtgtgtcctatGTTATTTCTGATGTCTGATGTATTGCAGTGAGGAAGAGGAGTTCAGGAAGAGTCTATCGGAGCTGGTGGAGGAGCAGtatgagggaggggggaagaggggggttGCCAGGGTAACGGATGGCAATAACCCTTTCATCGCCATCCCCATCCTACCCAACGCTGTCACCTATAAACATGGTGTCCTGTCCCGCAAGAGCCACGCAGACATGGACGGCAAACGCAGTGAGTATAAacttgcgcgcgcacacacacacacacatagatgggCTTAGGCTAGGTTGGAAGGGAATTTCTTAACGCATAAGTCAGTTCAGTTATTGGGATTTAAACAAGTTTAGAAATAACAGttgtctcactccctctccctctccctctctctagccccaCGAGGACGACGAGGCTGGAAGAAGTTCTATGCGGTTCTAAAGGGGATGATCCTTTATCTACAGAAGGTACCAGATACCTCTCCGTTACCATAGAAACAGACTTCTACCACTGCAGTAGAATGCAGCAGTGGTAGCTCAGCTGCGtgtgtgtcactctctctctcccacacacacacacaaacacagtagtAGGAGCTCTCTGACGACGTtatatgtgtgtgtctccccCTGTTGACAGGATGAGTATAAGGCTGATGCAGAGCTGTGTGAGGGGGACCTGAAGAACGCTGTGCGTATTCACCATGCGTTAGCCACCCGCGCTACAGACTACAGCAAGAGACCCAACGTCCTCAAACTAAAGACCTCTGACTGGAGAGTGTTCCTGCTGCAGGCACCGTAGGTCCTCTGATACTCTGGCCTGTAGGGGAGGCCTGTTCTCGCTCTCTGACAGGAGAGTGTCTCTGCTGCAGGCACCGTAGGTCCTCTGCTACTCTGGCCTGTAGGGGaggcctgttctctctctctgacaggagAGTGTCCCTGCTGCAGGCACCATAGGTCCTCTGCTACTCTGGCCTGTAGGGGAGGCCTGTTCATGGGAACCAGCTACATGTCCTCTAATGCACATTCGGTTATTTTGTCACACAATGATAACTGACTTTCATGATGTACAGAAATGTGGTGTTATTATTGGCATACTCTCTCTCATAATAATGTATgctatttagcagacgctttgtCCATGCATATATTTTACGTACTAGAATCGTACTAGACGTATTTTACGTCTCTAGAATCGAACACGTTATCCTGGCACTGAAAGCGCCATGATCTACCTTCtgaacacatacagacacatagaaatgtctctctttttttctgtctgtctgtctgtctcctttctttctttgaaggagtgaagaggagatgaTGTCGTGGATATTCCGTATTAACCTGGTAGCAGCTCTGTTCTCCGCCCCGGCCTTCCCTGCTGCCATTGGCTCCATGAAGACGTTCTGTAGACCTCTActgccctcctcctctacccGGCTAAACCAggtgcacgcaaacacacattaTCTCACACACAACCACATATATAGCATGGTGCAACCTAAATTGATTGTGTTATGTGATTGGTTGTTACTGGTGCCTGCTGTTTGATGGGTTGCTGTGATTGGTGCAGGAGGATCAGCTGCAGTCCCACGAGGGGAAGCTGAAGCAGATgagtgtggaggtggaggagcaCAGGAAGAACCCTCCCTCGCCTTCTCCCAAGAGCAGAGAGTGGGAGGAGTATCGAATCAAAGAGCACTACCTCATATATGAGGTGAGAAGTAGAGAGGCTACAGGTCTTTGGCCTACATCCCTTTGCATAATATGTGTAGTTTATCTTAAGGGAGAAAGGttgcatctctctttctctctctctgtgtaactgtTTATATGTGCATAGGTACTGGTATATCTGAAATAGatgtgctgttgttgtgttatagTTGTGACAGAATCACGAGATCAATGTCCTATATGccttttctctgtgtttttgccCATCATTTGTCATgaatcctctttctctctgtagagTGAGCATTGTGTAATAGCTGTGTGTTAAATGAGCCATGTGTGATATATGCATATTTCTAGTCACATCATCTtcattccccttctctctccattgcAGAAGAGTCGGTACGAGACGTATATCAACCTGCTCCAGGCCAAGATGAGGGCAGAGACAGACGACCTGGAGAAGATAGAGGCTAGCGTGATGAGCGGGATTGGGGAGGGCCGAGGGGGGCGCGAGGGATACCTCCGGAAGACCCAgtcctctccttccatcagcCAGCACGATGTCAATGGCAGGGCCTCTGGACGCACTGGCCCGGGCCAGCAGAGTTGAGAGGAGAACCCCCTAAAAAATATAATGCACCCCCCCGTAACTCTGTCCTCTGAGCCAGAGGGCTCTCCCCTCCAAACGCCTGAGAACTGGACCCCCAAATCCTCCCTCCTTCCTATTTCATTGCACAGTAAAGCGGTAATAATTGTTCCAGCTATACAGTATTACTGGTGTTATTTAACCAACAGCTAATTGTCGCTGGCAGTGCTTATAAGAACACTTATAACGGAGAACATGAAGATGTGGAAAAAAGGacgaaagaggagagaggacttaCCGGCATAAAGTGTGGAGTGTAGTTTTTTGGTTTGAGGAGGTGGATGGTGGATTTCAGGGTGGAGGGGTACAGTAGCATAGTAGTAGGGCGAcaagtagcctagcagttaagagatTTGGGCCAGAATCCCgagcagactaggtgaaaaatctgttaatGTGCCctagagcaaggcacttaacccacaattgctcctgtaagtcgctctgcataagagcatctgctaaatgactaaaatgtcaaatgtacactaccgttcaaaagtttggggtcacttagaaatgtccttgtttttgaaagagaagctattttttttgtccattaaaataacatcaaattcatcagaaatacagtgtaggcatttttaacgttgtaaatgactattgtagctggaaacataatttttttaatggaatatctacataggcgtattccaatggcacgttgtgttagctaatcgcagtttaacattttaaaaggcattagaaaacccttttgcaattatgttagcacagctgaaaactgttgttctgattaaagaagcaat is a window from the Oncorhynchus clarkii lewisi isolate Uvic-CL-2024 chromosome 14, UVic_Ocla_1.0, whole genome shotgun sequence genome containing:
- the LOC139366441 gene encoding PH and SEC7 domain-containing protein 2, whose amino-acid sequence is MQGEGEVHEERESMAETSDEEDGLGDERIDSEDGQTDGELERVEEVEKEGDNMNTEATDEAEPACKPSCEEEEEGEEEEEDQELTPPPPPPENQEEDQDLPDPPQSLDIIRSVQQTLENGIRPENGIEGHEEEDDEEDEDEVEGCGLVEVIQEHLDTFSSTFECFVELADTEVEEEEEEEEEGDGDGDGRGNQDSFSSVFERIVEHAVAIEREEEEDEVEGEGEREKNTVDNKDGFSSTFERIVESALLRGGTCYSSLDSLDVLSLTDETDSCVSFEAPLTPLIQQRSFLQSPEPLELELATVMEQEGSEAGTEAQQGEPEAGESAEGPGPGPGGSPLRTTITGTRSEFVLSQPGRWDIPNGFHTDTQGGVEGSGAIPNSMSDANLLTDVLSDSESELGGLEQLERSSTETLANGCRADCDAAKRLAKRLFYLEGFRRCDVARHLGKNNDFSQLVASEYLSFFDFSGLSLDKALRNFLKAFPLMGETQERERILVHFSKRFCVCNPTALAPDGAHTLTCALMLLNTDLHGHVNIGKKMSCQQFISNLDGLNDGKDFPKDLLKVLYNSIKNEKLEWAIEEEEFRKSLSELVEEQYEGGGKRGVARVTDGNNPFIAIPILPNAVTYKHGVLSRKSHADMDGKRTPRGRRGWKKFYAVLKGMILYLQKDEYKADAELCEGDLKNAVRIHHALATRATDYSKRPNVLKLKTSDWRVFLLQAPSEEEMMSWIFRINLVAALFSAPAFPAAIGSMKTFCRPLLPSSSTRLNQEDQLQSHEGKLKQMSVEVEEHRKNPPSPSPKSREWEEYRIKEHYLIYEKSRYETYINLLQAKMRAETDDLEKIEASVMSGIGEGRGGREGYLRKTQSSPSISQHDVNGRASGRTGPGQQS